A genomic window from Candidatus Pelagisphaera phototrophica includes:
- a CDS encoding tetratricopeptide repeat protein — MKNTVLLLSIACGALWVATPIVHSASDGVYPLTENSWGNPEFKKRFLGSYGFDMEINPKITSEEAELLETVAEFMNTDPSESIRLLEEALTPETSAAIIYTIGSLYLQEGELDKAIEHYRRAIERFPNFFRAYQNIGYALVQKGDYVEAKPMLVEAIEIGGGNGTLYGLLGYCFLNTGDASFALDSYRQALLFQPESNDWLLGKLNSLLDTGMVQEAIGMLNDMIEKNPSNANFWMMQANAFMGKGEYGKAIANLELLDRMDEDSSRSLALLGDLLLNEDLPQLAVERYRKAAGFSDLEASKLIRMAEGLGARSAYSEAIELVDEIESGGATISPEEELMILNLKAEASIALGRVDEAARILESIVAQDPLNGKALIGLGDYYRSKEDLENAMIQYERASKVKGFESKGLVALARVEVTLRDYASAVSRLKRANALDPKEYLEDYIRRLEAVLRSS; from the coding sequence ATGAAAAATACTGTTCTACTTCTTTCTATAGCGTGCGGGGCCCTTTGGGTCGCCACGCCTATTGTCCACAGCGCCTCAGATGGGGTTTATCCTCTAACGGAAAACTCATGGGGCAACCCGGAATTCAAGAAGCGTTTTCTTGGCAGCTACGGTTTCGACATGGAGATCAACCCGAAGATCACTTCAGAGGAGGCGGAGCTTCTGGAGACGGTAGCGGAATTCATGAATACGGATCCGAGCGAATCTATTCGCCTGCTGGAAGAGGCCCTTACGCCCGAGACCTCGGCGGCGATTATCTACACGATAGGAAGCTTGTATTTGCAGGAAGGTGAGCTGGACAAAGCGATCGAGCACTACCGAAGAGCCATTGAACGCTTCCCCAACTTTTTCAGAGCCTACCAGAATATCGGATACGCTCTGGTTCAAAAAGGAGACTACGTTGAGGCTAAGCCCATGCTGGTTGAAGCCATTGAAATAGGTGGAGGCAACGGTACGCTCTACGGTTTGCTCGGGTATTGCTTTTTGAATACGGGTGATGCTTCGTTCGCTTTGGATTCCTACCGGCAGGCATTGCTTTTTCAGCCTGAGAGCAACGACTGGTTGCTCGGGAAGCTAAATTCTCTACTCGATACTGGGATGGTCCAAGAAGCGATTGGCATGCTTAATGACATGATTGAGAAAAACCCCTCTAATGCCAATTTCTGGATGATGCAAGCCAATGCTTTTATGGGTAAGGGCGAGTACGGAAAGGCCATTGCCAACTTGGAGCTACTCGATAGAATGGATGAAGACTCGTCGCGTAGCCTGGCCTTGCTGGGGGACCTGCTTTTGAACGAGGACCTGCCGCAACTGGCTGTAGAGCGCTATAGAAAAGCGGCTGGTTTCTCCGACTTGGAAGCCAGCAAGCTTATCAGGATGGCAGAAGGTCTGGGAGCTCGTAGTGCCTACAGCGAAGCGATTGAACTCGTGGACGAAATAGAGTCTGGGGGAGCGACGATATCCCCAGAGGAAGAATTGATGATTTTGAATCTAAAGGCTGAAGCCTCGATCGCCTTGGGTCGGGTTGATGAAGCGGCCCGCATCTTGGAGTCCATCGTCGCCCAAGACCCGCTCAATGGGAAAGCCTTGATAGGCCTGGGTGATTACTATCGGAGCAAGGAGGACTTGGAGAACGCCATGATCCAATACGAGCGTGCTTCGAAAGTAAAAGGGTTCGAGTCCAAAGGACTCGTCGCCTTAGCTCGCGTTGAGGTGACGTTAAGGGATTACGCGAGCGCGGTTTCGCGATTAAAGCGCGCCAACGCCCTGGATCCGAAGGAATATCTCGAAGACTATATCCGTCGACTGGAAGCGGTGCTACGTTCCAGCTGA
- a CDS encoding energy transducer TonB codes for MGEAAPGELRFSNGYQPRKRGIGFIRAIVYAIVTILAIYVLLPFTQMLSGDGKEVIEYREFDISPPPPPSPPDMEEPPEPEEQEEPPPELQEPPPPLDLAQLEMAMNPGIGDAQAAGLGFGSLEAQPNALADLELFDVKDLDERPNPIKRVNMIPPIQFKKERRSGIVRLEVMIDEKGSTTVLEIVESSDPALEGPAIEAAEQWIWTAPKKNGDPVKARYIFPIGFRF; via the coding sequence ATGGGTGAAGCGGCTCCAGGAGAATTGAGGTTTTCCAATGGCTACCAGCCAAGGAAACGGGGAATCGGTTTCATTAGAGCAATCGTCTACGCGATCGTCACGATCCTAGCGATTTACGTATTGCTTCCCTTTACGCAAATGCTCTCGGGAGATGGCAAGGAAGTGATCGAATATCGCGAGTTCGATATATCGCCTCCGCCTCCTCCCAGTCCGCCGGATATGGAGGAACCTCCCGAGCCCGAGGAGCAGGAGGAGCCTCCGCCGGAACTCCAAGAGCCGCCTCCGCCCCTCGATTTAGCTCAGCTGGAAATGGCGATGAACCCAGGAATTGGAGATGCTCAAGCGGCGGGGCTAGGCTTTGGCTCGCTCGAGGCTCAGCCGAATGCCCTGGCGGACCTGGAATTGTTTGACGTTAAGGATCTGGACGAACGCCCCAATCCGATCAAGCGGGTGAATATGATTCCGCCGATTCAATTTAAAAAGGAGCGACGGTCGGGAATCGTACGCCTCGAGGTAATGATCGACGAGAAAGGTTCGACCACCGTGCTTGAAATCGTCGAATCCTCTGACCCAGCCCTAGAGGGGCCCGCGATTGAAGCGGCCGAACAATGGATTTGGACGGCTCCCAAGAAAAACGGGGATCCTGTAAAAGCCCGTTATATTTTTCCAATCGGATTCAGATTTTAG
- a CDS encoding ExbD/TolR family protein yields MSVKRRFSAIEEGSDEINISPLIDMVFILLIFFIVTTVFVEETGVEVNKPQASSAQDLEKNSILIAITANGKVVYGGREIGPTGVRSTVKRLSQKEKMPVIVQADKTVTTELLIRVIDEAKLAGALSVNVSTD; encoded by the coding sequence ATGAGTGTGAAACGTAGATTTTCTGCTATTGAGGAGGGAAGCGACGAAATCAACATATCGCCTCTTATCGATATGGTATTCATCCTGTTGATCTTTTTTATCGTTACGACGGTTTTCGTAGAGGAGACTGGAGTGGAGGTGAATAAGCCCCAGGCTTCCTCTGCCCAAGATTTAGAAAAAAACAGTATCCTAATTGCGATAACCGCTAATGGGAAAGTCGTGTACGGAGGCAGGGAAATCGGGCCGACAGGCGTACGTTCTACCGTCAAGCGATTGTCTCAGAAGGAAAAGATGCCGGTCATCGTTCAGGCGGATAAGACCGTGACGACGGAATTGCTTATTCGCGTTATCGATGAAGCGAAGCTGGCAGGGGCTTTGTCGGTAAACGTATCCACTGATTGA
- a CDS encoding MotA/TolQ/ExbB proton channel family protein, with the protein MTGFVEEVVSIWSSGGALMIPLAILGALIYYTLYEILVYLNANNYSDSDPDQWGHWIDSPSEAKGAVGDILQYAQHEVRSMQDVRDRLAEIRNVHIGRLNGRLLFASILIGTAPLTGLLGTVTGMLSTFGGLASSSAGNTVDMVAGGISEALITTQTGLVLAIPGYVLLSIAKRKCSQMDAFFTKVEIMTLKRVEKKGVPESL; encoded by the coding sequence ATGACAGGATTCGTAGAAGAGGTCGTCAGTATTTGGAGCTCTGGAGGGGCTCTCATGATTCCTTTGGCGATTCTTGGGGCACTTATCTACTACACGCTATACGAGATTCTGGTCTACTTGAACGCCAATAACTATTCTGACAGTGATCCTGATCAATGGGGTCACTGGATCGATTCGCCGAGCGAGGCGAAAGGAGCGGTCGGCGATATTCTCCAATACGCCCAGCACGAAGTCCGCTCGATGCAAGACGTAAGGGACCGCTTGGCGGAAATTAGAAACGTGCATATCGGCCGTTTGAATGGGAGACTGCTTTTCGCGTCCATTTTGATTGGAACCGCCCCGCTGACGGGACTTTTGGGGACCGTGACAGGTATGTTGAGCACGTTCGGGGGCTTGGCATCCAGTTCCGCAGGCAATACGGTAGATATGGTTGCGGGGGGGATTTCCGAGGCCTTGATAACAACCCAGACCGGCCTCGTGCTAGCGATACCTGGATACGTTCTCTTAAGCATCGCCAAAAGGAAGTGCAGTCAGATGGATGCCTTCTTTACGAAGGTAGAGATCATGACCCTAAAGCGCGTCGAAAAGAAAGGGGTGCCCGAATCGCTATGA
- a CDS encoding MotA/TolQ/ExbB proton channel family protein: protein MRGIISFLACLFILAIPSLGAFESAVDSLEASLDSSIRELAELRKKVASEKVPLSKDLNRLSLEVRELRQAFEKVSRTRDAKGFDISSLENNTKQRKEEVDYLVSLMTEYVTNIESRADAAERVLYQDAIDETLLAVDDPSLSYEAVISRQIAAVELGMDRVESIIGGQIFEGEAVVDSGSLEAGSFVLFGPVSYFSSGSSSMSGLNLAAKSGEASALPIEGESVEISEVASSGEGSLPLDPTLGKAIAIASTDETAIEHILKGGVWVFPILGFAFVSLAVSFYKLFELMGHKGLTGDSLSKVIKMIRSGDLAGAKHEAHRMPGPTGAMIVVGVANHAEPKELLEEILLEKMISTQPKIERLLSIIAVTAATAPLLGLLGTVTGMINTFKLITIFGTGDAKSLSGGISEALITTEFGLVVAIPSLIFHAFLSRKARSIMGGMERVAMSFVNGVKASTS from the coding sequence ATGAGAGGTATAATTTCATTTTTAGCTTGTCTGTTTATTCTCGCCATTCCCTCATTGGGAGCCTTTGAATCGGCTGTCGATTCCTTGGAGGCGTCTCTCGACAGTTCGATTAGGGAACTAGCTGAATTGCGAAAAAAGGTTGCAAGCGAAAAAGTGCCGCTATCCAAGGATTTGAATCGGCTGAGTCTGGAGGTTCGAGAATTGCGGCAAGCGTTTGAGAAGGTGTCACGAACGAGGGATGCCAAGGGATTCGACATCTCGTCTTTGGAGAACAACACCAAGCAGCGCAAGGAGGAGGTGGATTACCTTGTCAGCCTGATGACGGAATACGTGACTAATATTGAGTCTCGGGCGGATGCGGCAGAGAGGGTGCTTTATCAGGATGCGATCGATGAAACCCTATTGGCGGTGGATGACCCGAGTCTGTCTTACGAGGCGGTGATCTCTAGGCAGATTGCGGCGGTCGAGCTGGGAATGGACCGTGTCGAGTCGATTATAGGCGGACAGATTTTCGAAGGCGAAGCGGTGGTGGACTCTGGTTCTCTCGAAGCGGGTTCTTTCGTGCTTTTCGGTCCTGTCTCCTACTTCTCCAGCGGGAGTTCTAGCATGAGCGGACTGAACTTGGCGGCCAAGTCTGGTGAAGCGAGTGCCTTGCCCATCGAGGGCGAGAGCGTCGAGATTTCGGAGGTCGCTTCCAGTGGAGAAGGATCCCTGCCTTTGGATCCCACGCTCGGAAAGGCCATCGCCATCGCTTCGACCGACGAGACGGCGATCGAGCATATCCTCAAAGGAGGGGTATGGGTTTTTCCGATACTGGGATTCGCGTTCGTGTCGCTGGCGGTTTCCTTTTACAAGCTGTTCGAACTGATGGGCCACAAAGGGCTGACGGGGGATTCCTTGAGCAAGGTAATCAAAATGATTCGTTCCGGCGATCTCGCAGGAGCCAAGCATGAAGCGCATCGGATGCCTGGACCTACCGGCGCGATGATTGTGGTGGGAGTAGCTAATCATGCCGAGCCAAAGGAGCTTCTGGAAGAGATACTTCTCGAGAAGATGATATCCACGCAACCGAAGATCGAGCGCCTATTATCCATTATCGCGGTGACTGCTGCCACCGCTCCCTTGCTTGGGCTGCTTGGTACGGTGACCGGTATGATAAACACGTTCAAGCTGATCACGATTTTCGGCACGGGGGATGCGAAGTCCTTGTCAGGCGGTATTTCCGAGGCCTTGATCACAACGGAGTTCGGCTTGGTCGTCGCAATTCCGTCGCTGATTTTCCACGCGTTCCTCTCGCGTAAAGCGAGGAGCATTATGGGCGGTATGGAGAGGGTTGCGATGTCTTTCGTCAACGGGGTCAAGGCATCGACGAGTTAA
- a CDS encoding DUF3450 family protein: MNIDRSLLSRLLKAAFSFGFIQVAALNAQTLDEARNLVSEWVDVEKTISEERADWEAGRVIIKDMIALLETEKESLTEKIKMAEEGLSESDKKRKGLIEESDEYKAAVEVLGSKIESVEGRVLALHKQFPIPLQEEVSMLFARIPREGEDFRLSVSQRLQSVIAILSQADKFNSGVQLVSDIQKLDSGQSEVDILYFGLAGAFFMNREGTYVGIGVPSDEGWVWEETPESGKEISSLFAVYAGEVQAEFVTLPVKIK; the protein is encoded by the coding sequence GTGAATATCGATAGGTCTCTGTTGTCGCGGCTCTTGAAAGCCGCTTTTTCATTCGGATTTATTCAAGTCGCTGCTCTAAATGCCCAAACCCTGGACGAAGCTAGAAATCTAGTGAGTGAATGGGTTGATGTGGAAAAAACCATTTCAGAGGAGAGGGCGGACTGGGAAGCGGGCCGAGTGATCATCAAGGATATGATCGCTTTGCTGGAAACGGAAAAGGAAAGTTTGACCGAGAAGATTAAAATGGCCGAGGAGGGATTGTCGGAGTCGGATAAGAAGCGCAAGGGACTTATAGAAGAGAGCGACGAATACAAGGCCGCAGTCGAGGTTCTCGGCAGTAAGATTGAAAGCGTCGAAGGGCGGGTGCTCGCGCTGCACAAGCAGTTTCCCATTCCCTTGCAAGAGGAGGTTTCCATGCTCTTCGCTCGAATTCCAAGAGAAGGGGAGGATTTTAGGTTGTCGGTTTCCCAGCGCCTGCAAAGCGTGATCGCGATTTTAAGTCAAGCGGACAAATTCAATAGTGGAGTGCAACTCGTTTCGGATATCCAGAAACTGGATTCAGGGCAGTCGGAAGTAGACATTCTGTATTTTGGCCTCGCGGGGGCCTTTTTCATGAATCGAGAAGGCACGTACGTGGGGATTGGCGTTCCTTCGGACGAGGGTTGGGTTTGGGAGGAGACTCCGGAAAGTGGAAAAGAGATTTCCTCGCTGTTTGCGGTGTACGCGGGGGAAGTTCAGGCGGAGTTTGTCACGCTCCCAGTAAAGATTAAGTAA
- a CDS encoding sulfatase-like hydrolase/transferase: protein MNRAYPALTLLALLLAPGLALGTEKTNIILIMADDIGYECYGAYGGTSYKTPVLDKMAERGMRFNHAYSNPVCTPSRVKIMTGLSNVRNYASFSVLKKTEKTIAHMLQDAGYKTAIAGKWQLYGAEHYEDAIREKGSLPQNMGFDRHCLWQVYKSGSRFWGPSITIDGQVKKFGNDVYGPDMYSQFLIDRMREYKDEPFFLYYPMALVHDPFVPTPDSVNLNSKDEQKNFGDMVAYMDKLIGEIVDETVELGIAERTLILVTGDNGTKSSIKSNMGDKVIVGGKGKTTDAGTHVALIAYQPGTISAGQVSNDLVEFTDFKPTLAEAIGTTALSPTDGQSFLPQLHGKKGNPRETIFVYNWPRPEKGAPRIFVRNQRWKLYGNGRLVDVKNDVLEQKSLEGAEYIVIRKKLQAALDQMPSKGQSLFRFN, encoded by the coding sequence ATGAATCGCGCATACCCCGCTCTCACGCTTCTCGCCTTGTTACTCGCTCCCGGCCTGGCTCTCGGCACTGAAAAAACAAATATCATCCTGATCATGGCTGACGACATCGGATATGAATGCTATGGGGCCTATGGTGGAACTTCCTACAAAACCCCAGTGCTCGACAAGATGGCCGAACGAGGCATGCGTTTCAATCACGCCTACTCAAACCCCGTCTGCACGCCCAGCCGGGTGAAGATAATGACTGGTCTAAGCAATGTGCGGAATTACGCATCGTTTTCCGTCCTGAAAAAGACCGAAAAAACAATCGCCCACATGCTGCAAGACGCTGGCTACAAAACAGCCATCGCCGGTAAATGGCAGTTGTATGGAGCCGAGCACTACGAAGATGCGATCCGCGAAAAAGGATCACTCCCCCAAAACATGGGCTTCGACCGCCACTGCCTCTGGCAGGTTTACAAGTCGGGTAGCCGCTTCTGGGGGCCATCCATCACCATCGACGGCCAAGTCAAAAAGTTCGGTAACGACGTTTACGGACCAGACATGTATAGCCAGTTCCTCATCGATCGCATGAGGGAATACAAAGACGAGCCTTTCTTCCTTTATTATCCCATGGCGCTTGTCCACGATCCTTTCGTTCCCACGCCAGATAGCGTAAACCTCAACAGCAAAGACGAGCAGAAAAACTTCGGAGACATGGTCGCCTACATGGACAAGCTCATCGGTGAGATTGTCGACGAGACCGTAGAACTAGGCATCGCGGAACGAACGCTGATTTTAGTCACAGGTGACAACGGAACAAAAAGCTCAATAAAGTCCAACATGGGCGACAAAGTAATTGTCGGCGGCAAAGGCAAAACCACAGACGCTGGAACGCACGTCGCCCTCATCGCCTACCAACCCGGCACAATTTCGGCCGGCCAAGTCTCCAACGACCTCGTCGAGTTCACTGACTTCAAACCGACCCTTGCCGAGGCCATCGGCACCACGGCCCTGTCTCCCACCGACGGCCAAAGCTTTCTACCGCAACTGCACGGGAAGAAAGGAAATCCAAGAGAAACTATTTTCGTCTACAACTGGCCTCGGCCTGAAAAAGGGGCGCCCCGGATTTTTGTCCGCAACCAACGCTGGAAACTGTACGGCAATGGTAGGCTCGTCGACGTAAAGAATGACGTGCTGGAGCAAAAATCCCTCGAGGGTGCCGAGTACATCGTTATTCGCAAAAAACTGCAGGCCGCCTTGGACCAAATGCCATCCAAGGGCCAGTCGCTTTTTAGGTTTAATTAA